A single window of Gossypium arboreum isolate Shixiya-1 chromosome 13, ASM2569848v2, whole genome shotgun sequence DNA harbors:
- the LOC108459438 gene encoding protein trichome birefringence-like 3 isoform X1, whose amino-acid sequence MSFAASPSAIMMKTYKGKLPLSVITVIVCAFAFLALLYTQSLTFLSSNYILKSKSCARRGAVVEANDHRTAEENVEILEIDDRFEFDPEECDIGKGKWVFNRSIKPLYTDTSCPYLDRQFSCVKNGRLDFDYHHWEWQPEDCDLPRFNPELALQKLRGKRLLFAGDSLQRNQWESFVCMVEWTIPPEKKSMKRGKVHSVFKAKEYNATIEFYWAPFLIESNTDIDVLDPKKRILKVDSVAKHSKHWEGADILGFNTYVWWMSGLRLKTLWGSFANGDEGYAELDTAVAYQIGLKTWANWIDSTLNPNKTRVFFTTISPIHTRSEEWGKTDGLKCFNETKPVKKLWGSGSDKEMMSVVAGVLKKMKVAVTVVNITQLSEYRVDAHSSIYTETGGRLLNDEEKADPGRHADCIHWCLPGVPDTWNRIFLAHL is encoded by the exons ATGAGCTTTGCGGCATCTCCTTCAGCCATAATGatgaaaacttacaaaggaaAGCTACCTCTTTCCGTTATCACAGTTATAGTCTGCGCTTTTGCATTCCTTGCTCTTCTATATACACAAAGCTTAACTTTTCTTTCTTCAAATTATATTCTCAAATCCAAGTCCTGTGCTAGAAGAGGTGCTGTTGTAGAAGCTA ATGATCATAGAACGGCAGAGGAGAACGTAGAAATCCTCGAAATCGATGACAGGTTCGAGTTTGACCCTGAAGAGTGCGATATTGGTAAAGGTAAGTGGGTGTTCAACCGCTCTATCAAGCCATTATACACAGATACAAGTTGTCCATACCTGGACAGGCAATTTTCTTGCGTCAAAAATGGTCGGCTTGATTTTGACTACCATCACTGGGAGTGGCAGCCTGAGGACTGTGACTTGCCTAG ATTTAATCCAGAACTTGCACTTCAAAAGCTTCGAGGAAAGAGGCTACTCTTTGCTGGGGATTCCCTGCAAAGGAATCAATGGGAGTCTTTCGTTTGCATGGTTGAATGGACTATACCTCCAGAAAAGAAGTCTATGAAACGAGGAAAAGTTCATTCTGTCTTCAAAGCCAAG GAATATAATGCAACGATTGAATTTTACTGGGCCCCGTTTCTTATTGAATCCAATACGGATATCGACGTTTTAGATCCGAAGAAAAGAATACTAAAAGTTGATTCAGTTGCCAAGCACTCTAAACACTGGGAAGGAGCTGATATACTTGGGTTTAATACTTACGTTTGGTGGATGAGTGGGCTTAGACTCAAGACATT ATGGGGTTCATTTGCAAATGGCGATGAAGGTTACGCAGAGCTGGATACAGCAGTTGCCTACCAAATAGGTTTGAAGACATGGGCTAACTGGATCGATTCAACTTTAAATCCCAACAAGACCCGTGTTTTCTTCACAACTATATCCCCTATCCATACAAG AAGCGAAGAGTGGGGCAAGACAGATGGGCTGAAATGTTTCAATGAAACAAAGCCAGTGAAGAAGTTGTGGGGAAGTGGTTCCGACAAGGAGATGATGAGTGTGGTGGCGGGTGTGCTGAAGAAAATGAAAGTTGCAGTTACAGTTGTAAATATAACACAGCTCTCAGAGTACAGAGTCGACGCACATTCATCAATTTATACAGAGACTGGGGGAAGGCTCTTAAATGATGAGGAAAAAGCAGACCCTGGACGCCATGCTGATTGCATCCATTGGTGCCTGCCTGGTGTTCCTGATACTTGGAATCGAATATTTTTAGCACATTTGTAA
- the LOC108459438 gene encoding protein trichome birefringence-like 3 isoform X2, with protein MSFAASPSAIMMKTYKGKLPLSVITVIVCAFAFLALLYTQSLTFLSSNYILKSKSCARRGAVVEANDHRTAEENVEILEIDDRFEFDPEECDIGKGKWVFNRSIKPLYTDTSCPYLDRQFSCVKNGRLDFDYHHWEWQPEDCDLPRFNPELALQKLRGKRLLFAGDSLQRNQWESFVCMVEWTIPPEKKSMKRGKVHSVFKAKEYNATIEFYWAPFLIESNTDIDVLDPKKRILKVDSVAKHSKHWEGADILGFNTYVWWMSGLRLKTLWGSFANGDEGYAELDTAVAYQIGLKTWANWIDSTLNPNKTRVFFTTISPIHTSEEWGKTDGLKCFNETKPVKKLWGSGSDKEMMSVVAGVLKKMKVAVTVVNITQLSEYRVDAHSSIYTETGGRLLNDEEKADPGRHADCIHWCLPGVPDTWNRIFLAHL; from the exons ATGAGCTTTGCGGCATCTCCTTCAGCCATAATGatgaaaacttacaaaggaaAGCTACCTCTTTCCGTTATCACAGTTATAGTCTGCGCTTTTGCATTCCTTGCTCTTCTATATACACAAAGCTTAACTTTTCTTTCTTCAAATTATATTCTCAAATCCAAGTCCTGTGCTAGAAGAGGTGCTGTTGTAGAAGCTA ATGATCATAGAACGGCAGAGGAGAACGTAGAAATCCTCGAAATCGATGACAGGTTCGAGTTTGACCCTGAAGAGTGCGATATTGGTAAAGGTAAGTGGGTGTTCAACCGCTCTATCAAGCCATTATACACAGATACAAGTTGTCCATACCTGGACAGGCAATTTTCTTGCGTCAAAAATGGTCGGCTTGATTTTGACTACCATCACTGGGAGTGGCAGCCTGAGGACTGTGACTTGCCTAG ATTTAATCCAGAACTTGCACTTCAAAAGCTTCGAGGAAAGAGGCTACTCTTTGCTGGGGATTCCCTGCAAAGGAATCAATGGGAGTCTTTCGTTTGCATGGTTGAATGGACTATACCTCCAGAAAAGAAGTCTATGAAACGAGGAAAAGTTCATTCTGTCTTCAAAGCCAAG GAATATAATGCAACGATTGAATTTTACTGGGCCCCGTTTCTTATTGAATCCAATACGGATATCGACGTTTTAGATCCGAAGAAAAGAATACTAAAAGTTGATTCAGTTGCCAAGCACTCTAAACACTGGGAAGGAGCTGATATACTTGGGTTTAATACTTACGTTTGGTGGATGAGTGGGCTTAGACTCAAGACATT ATGGGGTTCATTTGCAAATGGCGATGAAGGTTACGCAGAGCTGGATACAGCAGTTGCCTACCAAATAGGTTTGAAGACATGGGCTAACTGGATCGATTCAACTTTAAATCCCAACAAGACCCGTGTTTTCTTCACAACTATATCCCCTATCCATACAAG CGAAGAGTGGGGCAAGACAGATGGGCTGAAATGTTTCAATGAAACAAAGCCAGTGAAGAAGTTGTGGGGAAGTGGTTCCGACAAGGAGATGATGAGTGTGGTGGCGGGTGTGCTGAAGAAAATGAAAGTTGCAGTTACAGTTGTAAATATAACACAGCTCTCAGAGTACAGAGTCGACGCACATTCATCAATTTATACAGAGACTGGGGGAAGGCTCTTAAATGATGAGGAAAAAGCAGACCCTGGACGCCATGCTGATTGCATCCATTGGTGCCTGCCTGGTGTTCCTGATACTTGGAATCGAATATTTTTAGCACATTTGTAA